In the genome of Cryptomeria japonica chromosome 8, Sugi_1.0, whole genome shotgun sequence, one region contains:
- the LOC131071139 gene encoding dof zinc finger protein DOF5.1 isoform X3, whose translation MHKDQESDMEERGMESGANMMSSCSRPLLDRRLKPQAEQDLKCPRCDSTNTKFCYYNNYSLTQPRHFCKTCRRYWTKGGTLRSVPVGGGCRKNSKRSNSGSNNNSNNNSKRSGDQPCSTSTDGTGTATDLSPSIGGASSNNYGYYNEAEELGMNNYGNSAYVADMGQSSHSNLMGFQTCLPTNLTNLQSLQYSSSSFLGDGFSRPPANRLGAMNVGDLTSIIDTKHMTATSFDGDACNPYMNHHNLSVDHTGGQSHSRLLLQQHQHQQQKSIYEEPPQALYEAGYLWPDLSAYGLPNVNNSM comes from the exons ATGCACAAAGATCAG GAGAGTGATATGGAGGAGAGGGGAATGGAGAGTGGAGCAAACATGATGTCTTCTTGCTCAAGGCCATTGCTGGACAGAAGGCTGAAGCCACAGGCAGAACAGGATCTAAAATGCCCTCGCTGTGACTCAACCAACACCAAGTTCTGCTACTACAACAACTATAGCTTGACTCAGCCACGCCATTTCTGCAAGACCTGCAGGCGCTACTGGACTAAAGGAGGCACTCTTAGGAGTGTTCCAGTGGGTGGAGGTTGCAGAAAGAACAGCAAGCGCAGTAACAGTGGGAGCAATAACAATAGCAATAACAATTCCAAGAGAAGTGGGGACCAACCCTGTTCAACCTCAACTGATGGCACTGGAACTGCAACTGATCTGTCTCCATCCATTGGAGGAGCATCTTCCAATAATTATGGATATTACAATGAAGCAGAAGAGCTTGGCATGAATAATTATGGCAACTCTGCATATGTAGCTGACATGGGTCAGTCCTCTCACAGCAATCTAATGGGTTTTCAGACCTGCCTTCCAACGAATTTAACTAATCTGCAGTCTCTGCAATACAGCAGCAGCAGCTTCCTAGGAGATGGTTTCAGCAGGCCACCTGCAAACAGATTGGGTGCCATGAATGTGGGAGATCTCACCTCAATTATTGATACAAAACATATGACAGCCACATCTTTCGATGGAGATGCTTGCAATCCATACATGAATCATCATAATTTATCTGTTGATCACACAGGTGGGCAGTCCCACTCACGCCTTCTGTTGCAGCAGCATCAGCATCAGCAGCAGAAGAGCATTTATGAAGAACCACCACAAGCATTATATGAAGCAGGCTATTTGTGGCCTGATCTGTCTGCATATGGCCTCCCCAATGTCAACAATTCAATGTAA
- the LOC131071139 gene encoding dof zinc finger protein DOF5.1 isoform X1 — MIFCLHLLRWNGDALASALILEGITAFQLNPVQESDMEERGMESGANMMSSCSRPLLDRRLKPQAEQDLKCPRCDSTNTKFCYYNNYSLTQPRHFCKTCRRYWTKGGTLRSVPVGGGCRKNSKRSNSGSNNNSNNNSKRSGDQPCSTSTDGTGTATDLSPSIGGASSNNYGYYNEAEELGMNNYGNSAYVADMGQSSHSNLMGFQTCLPTNLTNLQSLQYSSSSFLGDGFSRPPANRLGAMNVGDLTSIIDTKHMTATSFDGDACNPYMNHHNLSVDHTGGQSHSRLLLQQHQHQQQKSIYEEPPQALYEAGYLWPDLSAYGLPNVNNSM, encoded by the exons ATGATCTTCTGCCTTCATCTCCTTAGATGGAATGGAGATGCACTTGCCAGCGCTTTAATTCTAGAGGGCATTACCGCTTTTCAGCTAAATCCAGTACAG GAGAGTGATATGGAGGAGAGGGGAATGGAGAGTGGAGCAAACATGATGTCTTCTTGCTCAAGGCCATTGCTGGACAGAAGGCTGAAGCCACAGGCAGAACAGGATCTAAAATGCCCTCGCTGTGACTCAACCAACACCAAGTTCTGCTACTACAACAACTATAGCTTGACTCAGCCACGCCATTTCTGCAAGACCTGCAGGCGCTACTGGACTAAAGGAGGCACTCTTAGGAGTGTTCCAGTGGGTGGAGGTTGCAGAAAGAACAGCAAGCGCAGTAACAGTGGGAGCAATAACAATAGCAATAACAATTCCAAGAGAAGTGGGGACCAACCCTGTTCAACCTCAACTGATGGCACTGGAACTGCAACTGATCTGTCTCCATCCATTGGAGGAGCATCTTCCAATAATTATGGATATTACAATGAAGCAGAAGAGCTTGGCATGAATAATTATGGCAACTCTGCATATGTAGCTGACATGGGTCAGTCCTCTCACAGCAATCTAATGGGTTTTCAGACCTGCCTTCCAACGAATTTAACTAATCTGCAGTCTCTGCAATACAGCAGCAGCAGCTTCCTAGGAGATGGTTTCAGCAGGCCACCTGCAAACAGATTGGGTGCCATGAATGTGGGAGATCTCACCTCAATTATTGATACAAAACATATGACAGCCACATCTTTCGATGGAGATGCTTGCAATCCATACATGAATCATCATAATTTATCTGTTGATCACACAGGTGGGCAGTCCCACTCACGCCTTCTGTTGCAGCAGCATCAGCATCAGCAGCAGAAGAGCATTTATGAAGAACCACCACAAGCATTATATGAAGCAGGCTATTTGTGGCCTGATCTGTCTGCATATGGCCTCCCCAATGTCAACAATTCAATGTAA
- the LOC131071139 gene encoding dof zinc finger protein DOF5.1 isoform X2, protein MDMLLKQLNVEQLFDAESDMEERGMESGANMMSSCSRPLLDRRLKPQAEQDLKCPRCDSTNTKFCYYNNYSLTQPRHFCKTCRRYWTKGGTLRSVPVGGGCRKNSKRSNSGSNNNSNNNSKRSGDQPCSTSTDGTGTATDLSPSIGGASSNNYGYYNEAEELGMNNYGNSAYVADMGQSSHSNLMGFQTCLPTNLTNLQSLQYSSSSFLGDGFSRPPANRLGAMNVGDLTSIIDTKHMTATSFDGDACNPYMNHHNLSVDHTGGQSHSRLLLQQHQHQQQKSIYEEPPQALYEAGYLWPDLSAYGLPNVNNSM, encoded by the exons ATGGATATGCTTCTTAAGCAACTGAATGTTGAACAACTTTTTGATGCA GAGAGTGATATGGAGGAGAGGGGAATGGAGAGTGGAGCAAACATGATGTCTTCTTGCTCAAGGCCATTGCTGGACAGAAGGCTGAAGCCACAGGCAGAACAGGATCTAAAATGCCCTCGCTGTGACTCAACCAACACCAAGTTCTGCTACTACAACAACTATAGCTTGACTCAGCCACGCCATTTCTGCAAGACCTGCAGGCGCTACTGGACTAAAGGAGGCACTCTTAGGAGTGTTCCAGTGGGTGGAGGTTGCAGAAAGAACAGCAAGCGCAGTAACAGTGGGAGCAATAACAATAGCAATAACAATTCCAAGAGAAGTGGGGACCAACCCTGTTCAACCTCAACTGATGGCACTGGAACTGCAACTGATCTGTCTCCATCCATTGGAGGAGCATCTTCCAATAATTATGGATATTACAATGAAGCAGAAGAGCTTGGCATGAATAATTATGGCAACTCTGCATATGTAGCTGACATGGGTCAGTCCTCTCACAGCAATCTAATGGGTTTTCAGACCTGCCTTCCAACGAATTTAACTAATCTGCAGTCTCTGCAATACAGCAGCAGCAGCTTCCTAGGAGATGGTTTCAGCAGGCCACCTGCAAACAGATTGGGTGCCATGAATGTGGGAGATCTCACCTCAATTATTGATACAAAACATATGACAGCCACATCTTTCGATGGAGATGCTTGCAATCCATACATGAATCATCATAATTTATCTGTTGATCACACAGGTGGGCAGTCCCACTCACGCCTTCTGTTGCAGCAGCATCAGCATCAGCAGCAGAAGAGCATTTATGAAGAACCACCACAAGCATTATATGAAGCAGGCTATTTGTGGCCTGATCTGTCTGCATATGGCCTCCCCAATGTCAACAATTCAATGTAA